From the Chryseobacterium fluminis genome, the window GAACTTGAGGCAGAGAAGATAATCGTGCTTATCATCAGAGTTTAGCGGTCTTACCCTTATAACCGGAATAACTTCCGGCTTCCATCACCGCTACCGCACGAATCCCTCACCGCTACCGCACGAATCCCTTCGTGTGGTTGTCTGTAGTAAACCACAAAGGAAATCCAAGAAATTTCTAAACACTTAAGTTAATTTAAGTAATAACTTTACGCAGAAGAAGCACACGTAAGTTTTTGAAAATCTTTGATTTTCTTCTGAGGCACACTTAATTTCGCGGTATCTTTTTAAAATGTATTTAAGTGTGGGAGAATAACCACACACCGCTACCGCACGAATCCCTTCGTGTGGTTGTCTGTAGTAAACCACAAAGGAAATCCAAGAAATTTCTAAACACTTAAGTTAATTTAAGTAATAACTTTACGCAGAAGAAGCACACGTAAGTTTTTGAAAATCTTTGATTTTCTTCTGAGGCACACTTAATTTCGCGGTATCTTTTTAAAATGTATTTAAGTGTGGGAGAATAACCACACACCGCTACCGCACAATCCCTTCGTGTGGTGGTCTGTAGCAAACCACAAAGGAAATCCAAGAGATTTCTAAACCCTTAAGTTAATTTAATTAATATACTTTGCGCAGAAAAAGTAAATGCAAGTCTTTGTTAAAAATCTTTTGATTTTCTTCTGAAGTACACGTAATTCTGCGGTATTTTCTTCCCCATAATACTCCTTTAACAAAAGTTTCCGCTACTGGCAGCCGGTTTTCAGCCGTTTTATAATGATCTGAATTATTTTTACCAAGTCAAACTTCGTAGAAAATCCTCTTTCCCTCTGCTTAAATGATGAAATTCATTTCTCTATTTTATTTTTGCTGATGAGTTCCAGATTGTTAGTCTTTTACATTGCAATCTAAAATTGCTAATTTTCTCGGAACTCTTTTTTCCTGAATAAGTTTAAACAACTTCAATAACAAAACGGTACACTTTTCAGCAGTGTACCGTTTTTATTTAAAACTGAGTACGGGAACTTGAGGCAGAGAAGGTAATCGTGCTTATCATCAGAGTTTAGCGGTCTTACCCTTATAACCGGAATAACTTCCGGCTTCCATCCTGAGTTCCAGTCCTCAGACAAATTCTCTTTTAATCTGAGAAAGTATAGTGGGATCCTGTATTTCGTTGTCTTTGGCCAGGAGTAAGACTTTAGACAAAACCTCAGCAGATTTCGGATCATCGTCCGCAAAAGGCAGGAACAATCTTCCCCGATGCTGGGAATGAACAGGCAGAACAGATAAATATCTGCCCGGAACCTGATGTACGACAGCACTTCCTAAATGAACGCTGTATTCCGCCAACTGTCCTTTCACCAATACATGAGAACCTTCAATTTTCACATTATCCAGTTTAAACAGTCTGGCCGTTTCTTTCATCAGTACAGCTCTCATTTCGACCGATGAATGACTGGCTTCAGGATCCACGGCTCCCACATGCGCAACGGAAACCACCAAATCGATATCACGCATTACTTCTGAAAATAATCTCGGATTAATATCTTCAAACGGAATATTTTTATAATCTTTCAGCGAATGGAACTCTATTGTTTCCAAGGTTGGACTTTCCACATCAGCTGGTGAAAACCAATCCGCCAACGCGTATAGCTTGACCTGAAAGTCTTCTTTGTGATACACTTTTTGTAATCCCTCTTCATAATCCACTTTCCAGCCTCTAGTTTTCAGCAAGGCTAAAGTCTGCTTCGGATGCACCTGATGGCCGGCATACCGGCGTGAAACCGATTTCTCCTGCAATTCGTCCGGAGTAGGAACATACAATTCCCTGAAAATCTGTTTAAATGGCTGAATCAGTTTTTCTGTGAAGCAGTAATGCTGAAAATCACTCCATACCGATTGATTATGCAAATCAACACAGTGTGCAATTCTGAGGATACTGTCTTCATTTAATTTATGAACTTCACCCTGAGCGTCTACCAGATTTCCATCATGGAAAAATCCAGTCTTACCTTCATCAGAAATAAATACCAGCTTCTCAAGATGCTTTACAATAACCGGATGTTCAAAAAGGTTCTTAATTTCGGCATACAGAAACTCATCACCTCTTATCATCGCTTCTTCCAGCCCTTTTCGCGAACGCACCCACTGTTCACGCATAATTTTGCGGTTATTGCCCAATTCGATAACGGCTTTGTCTTTTTTAATTTTAGGAGGAATAGATTTTAACGGTTTATCATCCCTGAAAACAACCAGATTGGCTTTTCCGTCATCTTCGATCATTAAACCTACGGTAACGCCATCAACGGTTACCTGAGTATCTTTAAACAGCAGATTCTGAATCTGTCTGGTCTCCATAGCCCATGTTAAGCGGATCGGATCAGGATATCCTGCATTCCGGGCTAAATTTTCCAATGCGACCCGGATTGCCAGTGCCTCACTCGCCTGCTTCATGGAGCCGAATTCCTTGCTTTCTTTCTTGAACTGCTGGATATATTCGTACCGGTTCAGCACATCTTTTTCCGGATTTGTTTTGCTTAAAGGCACCAGTCCGTATACCCGAAGATAATCCTGATCACGTTTATCTTTTACTTTTGCAGTCACTTCTTTTATTTTCAGACTGCCGGTTAAGGTATCAGAATATAATCGTGCTCTTCGGTGGCCATTCCCGTCGGAGATGTATTTTGCCGAATCGTACAGCATTTCCCATCGTGCTTTTCCTAATTCTTTATATGCCCGGGTAAACCATTCTTTGTCTACAGCACCATCCTGAAAATCCTGAACATCCACCGAAGAGTATTTTGCCACTTCACTTTCAAGACCCGAATTCTGTGCCTGGTAAGACCCTGTTTTGGTATGGGCATGCATCCACCAGATTGCCGAATCCAAACCTTTCCAGCCTAAATAATTACTGATCAGCTTCTGCCATTGCGGAGCATATACGGCAGCATGAATTAAGCGAAGCTCTGAGATCTTCTCTTTTTTCACCATTTCATTAAATAATTCCTGAGTATCACTTTCTAAAGGATAACAGTTGGACAACAGATAGGAAAACAGTTTCTGCTTGGTCATACTGTCACCACTGTAACTGTATATATAATTTGCATAAAGATTAGCTTTACCTAAGCCCTTTAAAATCTGTACAAAACGGTCAGCTCCGTACACAGACTGGAATTCCTGTACAAAATGAGAAACTGAAGTATTAGAATCACCCCGAATCAGTTCGATATCCAGAAACTTATCCCGGATCCCATCTATAACGGGTTTCAGGAAAGGGAAAGTTTCAAGGTATTTTTCGCTGTGATGATAAAATTTGGTAGTTGTGAGTTCCTGAATTGCTCTTTCGGCTGTGAAAATCCCTTCGTACAGCTCATCTCTGGTGATGATTCCAAGTTCATAAGCCTTACAGAATAAATAGAAGGGCGGGACCGTATACTGGATATTCTCTTCCAGCCCGTTGAACTGCATCCAACGGTAAAGATTCCATACCTTTACGAATTGCTCATGAGTAAGTTTTCTATAGGCTATACCCTGTAAAAACACATTGAAAAAACCTACGTGCTGCCATCCGTCTCCACGGTTTCCATAATAATATTCACTCTGTTTTGCCTTATAGCTGATGACATCGTCAGGAAGATGAGCAAACAAATTGCTGCAGGCATCAATCAAGAAATCATTTTTTTCCTGGAATATAAATTTATATTCCAGTGATTCAAGGATGCTCTTAACGGGATTGTTCCAGTAATAATTATCTTTGAGAGGATTAGGGATCATATCTTTATGATAGAATACATAATTCTCCAGAAAATCTCTGAATTTTTTGCGATCGCAGTTATCCACAAATGTTAATAAAAATAAGTCCCGCGGCTGCAGTCCTGATTCATGATACCATTGTTCCCAGACTTCATGCAAAGGATAATTGGCAGTCAGTTCTTCCCCTGTAAACCCATCGGTGTTTCTTTTGATCTGGCGGAAACTGTTTCCCAGTAATTCCTTTGTTAAAGAACCATTCCAGTCTTCGGTTTCATATTCATAATGTTGATGGCTGAGGAAAAGATCATTCAGTTTTTTCAGTTCTTTTCTGATATGATCCTGTGATTGGGTAAAACCGTACTTATTCTTTTTTATGGCCTGTCGGTAAACTGAGCCATCTTCTACTACAGGCAATGCCACCTCTGACTTTACGGCGGGATCATAAAATCCGAACCCGTTTTCAGCACTGAGAATTTCTTTATCTCCGGAAGGATCAAGCTGATCCAGCATACTTTGTTCTCTCTCGGAAACTTTTGTCCTCTCCGTGTATTGCTGAAGCCACTGATTGATCTGAGCAGGAATCCTTTTATCTTTTTGAAGCTGAAGCATGATATCCAGCGACGCCGTTCTCTGCTCCACGTCTCCTTTCAGGATCAGTTCATTTACCAATGGTATCAAGACAGTATCTTCCTGTTTCATCATCAGTTCTATAAGTTTTTTACGAAGGTTTCCACCCTTTCGTTTGAATAAATCGTAGAAAAGCAATACTTCCTCCTGCTGTAAAGGATTCTGCTGTAAAACGTTGATTCCTGATGCCACTAAAGATTCTCCCCGGTCTCTGATAATCCTGAAAGCAAATTCCTTCTGGAAGGGAGTCACTGCTTTTTTCTTTTTCTCAAAATTGTAGGAATAAGAATAACAGTAGAATTCGTCAAGAATAGTTCTTGTCAGCTGTTCTCTCAAGCCAAGTTCAAACTGATCGAAGTAGGAAAGAACCAGATCCAGTTTTTTACGATCCTCGCCAACCAGATAAAACATGCAAGCATACAGACTGCTTTTGCTGAATATGGCATTTTGCCAGGAAAAAATAATGCTTTCAAATTTCTTTTCTTTAACCTGTATTTTTTGTGTTAATTCGTGAAGTTTTTCAAAGAAGTCAGGATAATCCGGATTGTCAACATAGAATTTTGATTTCACATTGGCGCTTAACAATCCTGCCAATGGCTGTCCCGCAAATGCAAGGACCTGCAGATCGCCATTAAGCACTGCTTTATACAGGATAGGCATCTGAATATAAGGATCGCCGGTTTCTATCGCAAATTTTACCGCCAGGCACTTCTTCTCAACATTTCCTCTGTCAAACAACTGATGCAGATACGGTACCGTAAGCTCGACATCCCATACACCCTGTACCCAAAGTGCCATGTAAACTTCATTGTTATTTTTACTTTGTACCGCTTCTGCAATTTGTTCAGGATTATTGAAATATCTGTTTGCTAACGACACTATATTTTTTACAACCGATTCTTTTTCGGACTCCCAGCCCAGCCCGGTCCATGTTGCGACAGACCTCACAACGGAAGAAAAACGTGTTAATTTATTTTCTTCAATGACATTGACCATATATTGTAATGCTTCAGTCCCGGATTCGTCCAAAGATTCGAGAACAGTCTGGCGTAAACCTTCCTGGCGTTGTGCGGCAAGCAGAAGCTTTTGCACGAGGTCCCAACAGTGTTTCTGGTCACTGTTCAACAAAGCTTTGATTATATTCCGTGAAACTTTCCCTTCGGCGTGTTTATTAAAAATAATATCTTCTATCAACTGATAAATTTCTTTATTTCCAGTATCAATAGCTGCCGACCAGATGTAAAACTGACTGGGATTGTTTGATAGCTCATTATCGTAAATAATCTGCTCCTTCAGGGACAGGTCGTAAGACTGGTATCCTGAGTCATAAGAATAGATGCTCGGAAGCTGCAGGAGAGTTCTCAGGAAATTGCACTGATTGAGCAAAATAAATCTTTCATTATTCGGTGCCCGGAAAGAACGGCGATCGTAGCCCGTCTGGTACATTTTGAAGGGCATTTTATTCCATGCATGTTTTACCAGTTCTGCCTGATCATTAAAAAAATAAACTAACAGTTCATAATAGTCTTTGTCTTCCCAAAGATTACTTTTGATATGTTTCTTCAGTTCTTCAGCTTCAGGAGACCTTAAAGTAAGATAATCATAGTAATCATTTTTACCCAGAAGCAACAATCCGAATTCCGCAACTTCCTTTTTTAGTTTCGTTTTAGAAAAAAGTTTGGAAAGCAATCCTTTTTCCGCCTGTTCTTTTAAATCTTTTTTTAAATTTTTGTGATAATCGACAGTTTTTTTCGATTTAAGTTTTTCACTGATTTCCATTGATATTGTGATTTAGTGTTATTAAATAGTTCAAGGGGATCGGAATAAGGCTCATCAGAATACCTGTAAAAGATTATAATTCCGGCCTTTGGCGTCCCGATCTTACTACCAGTAGCTTCCGGCAAGGAAAGTAAGCCTGATAAAGGTAAAAGGATACTTCAGACTTAAATCTATGGTTTGGGTGAGGCTTTCGAGTTGTTCATCATTGTAAAAAACAGCAAATAGCCCATCTTCGTACGCCTGCAGCACATTTACCTTGGCTTTTTCCGGGTCGGCTTTTTTTTCATTATAGATACTTCCGAAGCCTGATTTCCCGGTATCCGTAAGAATATTCAGATAGTTTTCCTGAGGTGTTTTGGTTATATCTTTATCTTCCAGTTCAAATGATTTTGAGTTGAATGCCTCTACCTGTTGTTCAACGATCCGTTGTAAAAGATTTTTCAGGGAAATGGTATTTTCCTGATGAGTAATATCAAGAATGTGCTCCGAAAGAACAGGATGCTTCCTGCCCAGCTGCTTTACGCTAACTTTTATTTCCATATTTTGTTGATTGTGATTAAAAATAAGGAAATATTTTTTTTAAGTCCAGTTGATATTTTTCGCGTTTTTATAATAAAAAATAAATATCATAGTCCCGATTGCAGTGAAAATCCTTTTTTGGAAAAAAAGATTGCAACGAAAAGCGGGAAATAGCTTCAAAAATAAAATATAAATAACACATCATGTTCCTGAAAAGGCGTATGCAAAATGCGTCATGATCTGCTGTAATCCCCCAAGTTGGTGCTGTGAACTGAAATTGTAATTAAAATCTTAAAAAAATTCAGAATTGTAGATGGCCAATATAATTTCTGGCCGGTACAAAATAAAAAAAGTACACTTTATAAAAAGTGTACTTTTATTGGGTGAATGAGGGGTCTCGAACCCCCGACCTTCGGAACCACAATCCGACGCTCTAACCAACTGAGCTACAATCACCGTTTTGTGAGTGCAAATATAGAGAAGATTTTTTAATTACCAAACAATTCCATCGAAATTTTTCAAAGAAATTAG encodes:
- a CDS encoding DUF4132 domain-containing protein, with the protein product MEISEKLKSKKTVDYHKNLKKDLKEQAEKGLLSKLFSKTKLKKEVAEFGLLLLGKNDYYDYLTLRSPEAEELKKHIKSNLWEDKDYYELLVYFFNDQAELVKHAWNKMPFKMYQTGYDRRSFRAPNNERFILLNQCNFLRTLLQLPSIYSYDSGYQSYDLSLKEQIIYDNELSNNPSQFYIWSAAIDTGNKEIYQLIEDIIFNKHAEGKVSRNIIKALLNSDQKHCWDLVQKLLLAAQRQEGLRQTVLESLDESGTEALQYMVNVIEENKLTRFSSVVRSVATWTGLGWESEKESVVKNIVSLANRYFNNPEQIAEAVQSKNNNEVYMALWVQGVWDVELTVPYLHQLFDRGNVEKKCLAVKFAIETGDPYIQMPILYKAVLNGDLQVLAFAGQPLAGLLSANVKSKFYVDNPDYPDFFEKLHELTQKIQVKEKKFESIIFSWQNAIFSKSSLYACMFYLVGEDRKKLDLVLSYFDQFELGLREQLTRTILDEFYCYSYSYNFEKKKKAVTPFQKEFAFRIIRDRGESLVASGINVLQQNPLQQEEVLLFYDLFKRKGGNLRKKLIELMMKQEDTVLIPLVNELILKGDVEQRTASLDIMLQLQKDKRIPAQINQWLQQYTERTKVSEREQSMLDQLDPSGDKEILSAENGFGFYDPAVKSEVALPVVEDGSVYRQAIKKNKYGFTQSQDHIRKELKKLNDLFLSHQHYEYETEDWNGSLTKELLGNSFRQIKRNTDGFTGEELTANYPLHEVWEQWYHESGLQPRDLFLLTFVDNCDRKKFRDFLENYVFYHKDMIPNPLKDNYYWNNPVKSILESLEYKFIFQEKNDFLIDACSNLFAHLPDDVISYKAKQSEYYYGNRGDGWQHVGFFNVFLQGIAYRKLTHEQFVKVWNLYRWMQFNGLEENIQYTVPPFYLFCKAYELGIITRDELYEGIFTAERAIQELTTTKFYHHSEKYLETFPFLKPVIDGIRDKFLDIELIRGDSNTSVSHFVQEFQSVYGADRFVQILKGLGKANLYANYIYSYSGDSMTKQKLFSYLLSNCYPLESDTQELFNEMVKKEKISELRLIHAAVYAPQWQKLISNYLGWKGLDSAIWWMHAHTKTGSYQAQNSGLESEVAKYSSVDVQDFQDGAVDKEWFTRAYKELGKARWEMLYDSAKYISDGNGHRRARLYSDTLTGSLKIKEVTAKVKDKRDQDYLRVYGLVPLSKTNPEKDVLNRYEYIQQFKKESKEFGSMKQASEALAIRVALENLARNAGYPDPIRLTWAMETRQIQNLLFKDTQVTVDGVTVGLMIEDDGKANLVVFRDDKPLKSIPPKIKKDKAVIELGNNRKIMREQWVRSRKGLEEAMIRGDEFLYAEIKNLFEHPVIVKHLEKLVFISDEGKTGFFHDGNLVDAQGEVHKLNEDSILRIAHCVDLHNQSVWSDFQHYCFTEKLIQPFKQIFRELYVPTPDELQEKSVSRRYAGHQVHPKQTLALLKTRGWKVDYEEGLQKVYHKEDFQVKLYALADWFSPADVESPTLETIEFHSLKDYKNIPFEDINPRLFSEVMRDIDLVVSVAHVGAVDPEASHSSVEMRAVLMKETARLFKLDNVKIEGSHVLVKGQLAEYSVHLGSAVVHQVPGRYLSVLPVHSQHRGRLFLPFADDDPKSAEVLSKVLLLAKDNEIQDPTILSQIKREFV